The Leptospira montravelensis nucleotide sequence AGAACCCATTCTTGAAGATAGTGTTAACTCAGGCGTTTGGATTCCCGTTTCCATCCGGATCACATAACCAATGTCAGAGTATATTTTTGCGTTTAAGGTTACTAAGAATTCAACGATTCTTTTTGAAGTTTTATCGATTGTTTTAAGATAAGGAGCAAGTAACTTCCCCGGTTTTTTAACCTTAAGATAAGGTGCGAGTTCCTTTTTTAATACTTTATCGTATGTGAAAGGAAAGTTTTCCGCATACTCTTCTACAAAAAAATCAAATGGATTGATTACTTTTAAATCGGTGACTAAATCAACAGCTACTTGTAAGATATTCGTTTTTTCAGGAAATACCAACCTTGCTAGATAATTTCCAAATGGATCTTGTTGCCAGTTGAGAAATTTTTGTTCCGGTAAGATATTGAGTGAATATGAAACTATATGATTTTTAGTATGCGGTGCTGGTCTCAGCCGAATCACATGAGGAGACAGTTTAATCGACTTATCATACTGGTAGGTTGTGATATGGGAAAGGGCAACTCGTATACTCATAGTTAGTTTGTAAAAAATCGTTCCACAATTTTGGAACCTATATGATTCAGCTCAATTTGAATATCATCTAAGTATTCATGTAGACCTTTATCAAAAATGGATTTGATATTTTCTGAACGCAAACGATTCAAATAAACTGTCGTCGCATCTTGCGCTAAGTTCCTTGGCAATCCTTCTTTAATTCCAGAAATTTTATCCAGAGCCTCTTGCATCTCTTGGATGCAGAAAAAAATGGATCTAGGAAAAGTTTCATTCAAAATCAAAAACTCAGCAATATCCGTTGGATCAACACGTTTGTATTTTTGATTGTACATCTCATGTGCAGAAGCTGATTTTAAAAGTGATAACCATTGTAATAAATCCAAAGTAGAACCCACATCATGAACAGACGGAAGTAAGATAAAGTACTTCATATCTAGAATTCTTGTGGTTTTGTCTGCTCGTTCTAAGAACCTTCCAAGCAAAGAAAAGTTCCAAACTTCATCATGAGAAATGGTAGCATCCGAACATCCATAAAAACTTTGGCAACTTTTTCGAACGGTGCTTAGAAAGTCGGAAAGTCCCATGGAAAGTGTATCACCATGAATTTCAGAACTTTCCATATACACTTTACGATAGTCTTTTACAAAGAGATAAAACTCATTTAACACTTCCCACATAGAAGTAGAAATGTTTTCACGAATGGTTCGTGCATTCTCACGAGCTCTAGACAAACATTGAAAAATGGAATTCGGATTCTCTTCATCAAAGGTCATAAACCTTATGATATTGACTGGACTGGGACTAGAGTATCTTTTTTCAAATAACTCAATGTCACCTGTTGTATGCACAAGTGGTAACCACTGATTGGGAACCTCTTCATGTAAGTCTAAAGATAACTGATGATTGACATCAATAAACCTCGAGTAATTTTCTGCCCTCTCGATGTATCGATTCATCCAAAAAACTGATTCGGCAACTCGGCTTAACATATAACACCTTATCCTAAAACCCAGGTGTCTTTTGAACCGCCTCCCTGGGATGAATTGACCACAAGTGATCCTTTACGAAGCGCCACACGAGTGAGCCCACCCGGCATTACATAAATATCTTTTCCGTACAAAATGAACGGTCTTAAATCAACGTGCCTTGATTCAATTTTATCTGCAATGAGTGTAGGAACTGTAGAAAGATTTAATACTGGTTGAGCAATGTAATTTCTTGGATCCGCTTTGATCAGTTCCTTAAAATCTTCTTGTTCTTGTTTGCTTGCCTTTGGACCGATAATCATTCCGTAACCACCAGCTCCGTTGGCCGCTTTTACTACTAAATTATGAATGTTATCCAAAACAAATTTTAAGTCAGCTGTTTCAGAACAAAGGTAAGTTGGAACATTTGGAATGATCGGTTCTTCACCTAAGTAATATTTAATGATCTTTGGAACATAAGAATAAATTACTTTATCATCAGCAACACCCGTTCCTGGAGCATTGGCGAGAGCTACGTTCCCTCTTTTGAATGCTTCAAAAATTCCTTTCACACCAAGTAAAGAGTCTGGTCTGAAAGTGGATTGGTCCATAAAGGTATCGTCAATTCTACGATAAATCACATCTACCTTACGAAGACCTTTAGTTGTTTTCATATAAACTTTGTGATTTTCAACAATGAGATCAGATCCTTCCACAAGGTATACACCCATCTTTTGTGCTAAAAAACTATGTTCATAATACGCTGAGTTAAAGACACCAGGAGTCCAAACAGCAATCACTGGATCAACGACATCGGTTAGATTTTCTAACATGGATCTAAGGTGGTAAGGGTAATCATAAACTTGACGAATGTTTAATTTTTCAAAAAGTTCGGGAAAGGTTCGTTTCATTACTTCCCGATTTTCTAATACATAAGAAACACCCGATGGACAACGTAAGTTATCTTCTAACACATGGAAGGCGCCTGCACCATCACGCACTAAGTCCGTTCCTGTAATATGAATCCAAATGTCTTTTGGAGGTTTGATTCCGATACATTGTTTGAGGTATCCAGAACTGGATTCAATCAATTCCCGAGGAATGATTTTATCTTTTAAAATTTTTCCTTCACCGTAAATATCTGTTAAAAATAAATTGAGAGCTTGGATTCTTTGTTTCAGTCCTTTTTCCATATTGATCCATTCTTCACTTGGAACAATACGAGGGATGACATCAAAAGGCATGATCCTTTCTTGTTCCCCACCATCACCATACAGAGTAAAGGTGATCCCTAGTGACATTAAGGCCCTTTCCGCCGAGCTACTGCGTTTTACGAGTTCGATCCCACCCAAACTCTCCATTTTTGTTTTTACGAAGTCGTAACTTTTGCGAGGAAAACCTTCGCTGGAAAACATCTCATCATATATATTTTTGGCACTATAGTCGGCGATAAACATGGGGGTACCCTCTGCTTACTTAGTTAGCAATATTTGTACCAAATGGATGAAATGACCAGAAAGGATGGATTTCTTCCCCATCCGACATAAGTCCGTTAAACGGAGGATTGAATCTGTTTAAAAAGTAAGCACTAGGAAAGAATTGAAGGATGTGATGTATACAAAGGGTACGAAATGACTAATTTTCGGAGGTCGCAGCCAAATCAGAGGGCGCAATTTTTCGTTTTTTCTCCTGTTTGAGTCGAAATCCGTAGGCTAAACTTCGGAAAAAATGTAAAAATGGCAAAAATTTTAATAAAATTCGATTTCCCCATTGGTAAAAATGTTCATATCTA carries:
- a CDS encoding alpha-E domain-containing protein; this translates as MLSRVAESVFWMNRYIERAENYSRFIDVNHQLSLDLHEEVPNQWLPLVHTTGDIELFEKRYSSPSPVNIIRFMTFDEENPNSIFQCLSRARENARTIRENISTSMWEVLNEFYLFVKDYRKVYMESSEIHGDTLSMGLSDFLSTVRKSCQSFYGCSDATISHDEVWNFSLLGRFLERADKTTRILDMKYFILLPSVHDVGSTLDLLQWLSLLKSASAHEMYNQKYKRVDPTDIAEFLILNETFPRSIFFCIQEMQEALDKISGIKEGLPRNLAQDATTVYLNRLRSENIKSIFDKGLHEYLDDIQIELNHIGSKIVERFFTN
- a CDS encoding circularly permuted type 2 ATP-grasp protein, with the protein product MFIADYSAKNIYDEMFSSEGFPRKSYDFVKTKMESLGGIELVKRSSSAERALMSLGITFTLYGDGGEQERIMPFDVIPRIVPSEEWINMEKGLKQRIQALNLFLTDIYGEGKILKDKIIPRELIESSSGYLKQCIGIKPPKDIWIHITGTDLVRDGAGAFHVLEDNLRCPSGVSYVLENREVMKRTFPELFEKLNIRQVYDYPYHLRSMLENLTDVVDPVIAVWTPGVFNSAYYEHSFLAQKMGVYLVEGSDLIVENHKVYMKTTKGLRKVDVIYRRIDDTFMDQSTFRPDSLLGVKGIFEAFKRGNVALANAPGTGVADDKVIYSYVPKIIKYYLGEEPIIPNVPTYLCSETADLKFVLDNIHNLVVKAANGAGGYGMIIGPKASKQEQEDFKELIKADPRNYIAQPVLNLSTVPTLIADKIESRHVDLRPFILYGKDIYVMPGGLTRVALRKGSLVVNSSQGGGSKDTWVLG